A part of Solea solea chromosome 8, fSolSol10.1, whole genome shotgun sequence genomic DNA contains:
- the isca1 gene encoding iron-sulfur cluster assembly 1 homolog, mitochondrial: protein MSFYARAPFNVLISGCSNMSASLVRATVRAVNKRKILSTRAALTLTPAAVTKIRVLLQEEPEYIGLKVGVRTRGCNGLTYTLDYTKERDKSDEEVLQDGVRVFIEKKAQLTLLGTEMDFVETKLSSEFVFNNPNIKGTCGCGESFNI, encoded by the exons ATGTCTTTCTATGCGCGTGCGCCGTTTAATGTTTTGATTTCAGGCTGCAGCAACATGTCTGCCTCCTTGGTGAGGGCGACTGTCCGAGCGGTCAACAAAAGAAAGATATTATCTACAAGAGCCGCACTCACACTG ACTCCAGCAGCTGTGACCAAAATCAGGGTTTTGTTGCAGGAAGAACCAGAATAT ATTGGTTTGAAGGTTGGAGTGAGAACGCGGGGCTGTAATGGACTGACCTACACACTGGACTACACCAAGGAGAGAGACAAATCAGACGAGGAGGTGTTGCAGGACG GTGTGAGGGTGTTCATAGAGAAGAAGGCCCAGCTCACGCTCCTGGGAACAGAGATGGACTTTGTGGAGACGAAGCTGTCCAGCGAGTTTGTCTTCAACAATCCCAACATCAAAGGAACATGCGGCTGCGGAGAGAGCTTCAACATCTGA
- the kiss1rb gene encoding KISS1 receptor b, which translates to MVESSDNPSPGCGSVCNESAASEGRGPPVLVDAWLVPTFFGLIMLVGLVGNSLVIHVVTKHQQMKTVTNFFIVNLATTDILFLVCCVPFTATLYPLPSWIFGEFMCRLVNYLQQVTAQATCITLSAMSVDRCYVTVYPLQSLRHRTPRMALAISVSIWIGSLLLSIPVAVYQRLEAGYWFGPQTYCTEIFPSAHLQRTFIIYSFLAVYLLPLLTITACYAFMLKRMGQPSVNPIDSSYQLQAQTERAVAVRARVSRMVVVMVALFLICWGPIQVCILLQAFGLRSYVLYKLKIWGHCMSYSNSSVNPLVYAFMGNNFRKAFRHAFPAIFLWRTRSRVRVGNVDTEEGREIDRQSPRADAEMHFLSSGS; encoded by the exons ATGGTGGAGTCCTCAGATAATCCCAGTCCAGGGTGTGGGTCTGTATGCAACGAGTCCGCAGCCTCAGAGGGACGGGGGCCGCCTGTGTTGGTCGACGCCTGGCTGGTGCCCACCTTCTTTGGCCTCATCATGCTGGTCGGCCTGGTGGGAAACTCGCTGGTCATCCATGTGGTCACCAAACATCAGCAGATGAAGACTGTCACCAACTTTTTCATAG TAAACCTGGCCACGACTGACATCTTGTTTCTGGTGTGCTGTGTGCCCTTCACTGCCACACTGTACCCACTTCCCAGCTGGATCTTTGGAGAGTTCATGTGCCGACTAGTGAACTACCTTCAGCAG gtgACTGCTCAGGCCACATGCATCACTCTATCAGCGATGAGCGTTGACCGCTGCTATGTGACGGTCTATCCTCTGCAGTCACTGCGGCACCGCACCCCCCGCATGGCTCTGGCCATCTCTGTCTCTATTTGGATAG gCTCCCTGCTGCTGTCCATTCCTGTGGCCGTGTACCAGCGCCTGGAGGCAGGATACTGGTTTGGTCCTCAGACGTACTGCACTGAGATCTTCCCCTCGGCCCACCTCCAGAGAACCTTCATCATCTACAGCTTCTTGGCCGTCTACCTGCTGCCCCTGCTCACCATCACTGCCTGTTACGCCTTCATGCTCAAGCGCATGGGCCAACCCAGCGTCAACCCTATCGACAGCAGCTACCAA CTCCAGGCTCAGACTGAGCGAGCAGTCGCAGTGCGGGCCCGAGTCTCTCgcatggtggtggtgatggtggccCTGTTCCTCATCTGCTGGGGCCCCATCCAGGTCTGCATCTTGCTGCAGGCGTTTGGTCTCCGCAGTTACGTGCTGTACAAG CTGAAGATCTGGGGTCATTGCATGTCTTACTCCAACTCCTCTGTCAACCCCCTGGTTTATGCCTTCATGGGCAACAATTTCAGAAAGGCCTTCAGACACGCCTTCCCCGCCATATTTCTGTGGCGCACCAGGAGCAGAGTCCGAGTGGGCAACGTGGACACAGAGGAAGGGCGGGAGATTGATCGACAGTCTCCCAGAGCAGACGCAGAGATGCACTTTCTTTCATCTGGGTCCTAA